Proteins encoded by one window of Anguilla rostrata isolate EN2019 chromosome 9, ASM1855537v3, whole genome shotgun sequence:
- the LOC135262755 gene encoding cell adhesion molecule DSCAM-like isoform X1, protein MWILAIIYSQCILNVFSEDLRSSLYFVNASVQEVVFASTTGTSVPCPAAGVPPVTLRWYFATGEEIYDVPGIRHVHPNGTLQIFQFPPSSFSNLIHDNTYYCTAENPSGKIRSQDVHIKAVLREPYTVRVEDQKAMRGNVAVFKCIIPASVEAYITVVSWEKDTVSLVSGSRFLITSMGALYIVDVQNEDGLYNYRCITRHRYTGETRQSNSARLFLSDPTNSEPVIIDGFSQREVMAGHRVELPCKASGHPAPKYRWLKDGQPLEPESRFRQSVTGLLIENARPGDTGSYLCEVWNSYGNAEVVGRLLVRQHLKAVISPRKVKGSVGSQVSLSCSVSGSEEYELSWYRNGEVIRPGVSVRIAGNNRENLAMDGMAKSDGGAYQCFARKGRMSAQDFVQVILEDGTPKILSAFSEKVVNPNEVVSLVCNVKGTPLPTVTWTLDDDPVVKDANHQMDKVLIGEGNVLSYLNISNTQVRDGGVYRCTCNNSAGVVSYQARINVRGAPSIRLMKNLTAIAGRDTYIHCRVIGYPYYSIKWHKNGNLLPFNHRQRAFESNGTLKLSDVQKDTDEGEYTCSVLVQPKLFTSQSVYVAVKVPPFIQHFEFPHFSIGQRVFIPCVVVSGDLPIFITWHKDGRPIPASLGVTIDNIDFTSSLRISNLASRHNGFYTCIARNDAATVEHKSELIVRVPPRFVVQPKDQDGIYGKAVILNCSAEGTPAPTIVWKFSKGAGVPQFQPIPLSSGFRLQLLDSGSLLIKHVLEEDSGYYLCKVSNDVGADVSKSMYLNVKIPAMITSYPNTTLATQGQRKAMSCTAHGEKPIMVRWEKEDRIINPEMSRYVVSVKEAADEVISTLQILPTVREDSGFFSCHAINSYGEDRGIIQLTVQEPPDPPEVEIREVRDRTIALRWTMGFDGNSPITGYDIECKNKSATWKTVQRTKDVSPQLNQATIIDLHPSSTYNIRMFAKNQIGKSEASNELTITTDEAAPDGPPQDVQLEAVSSQSIKVTWKAPKKHLQNGMIRGYQIGYREYSTGGSYQFNVISMETTGDSETMTLDNLKKFAQYGVVVQARNSAGTGPSCQEAIATTLEDVPSRPPENVQATATSPESISISWLTPAKEALNGILQAFRVIYWANLPDGELGEIRNVSTSQPSLELDGLEKYTNYSIQVLAFTRAGDGVRSRQIFIRTQEDVPGPPGGVKAAAAGSSVVYVSWLAPLKLNGIIRKYTIFCSNHYPAVMSEFEAAPDVFFYVVPNLNRNHKYSFWVVAVTAAGRGNISDVIAIEPLAKAPARIVTFTGTVTMPWMRDIVLPCKAVGDPLPTIKWMKEINGTPSPVIIDGRRSVHSNGSFVIRTVKAEDSGYYTCVASNSWGSDEIVLNLQVQVPPDQPRLTVTKTTPMSITLSWIPGDNGGSSIRGYILQYSEDNSEQWGNVPISPSERSYRLENLKCGTWYKFTLTAQNGVGPGRISEIIEAKTHGKEPQYSKEHELFASINSTRVQLNLNGWNNGGCPITSFTLEYRALEVTVWTTAQRTSLTKSYTLYDLQEATWYELLMKVSNSAGFAEKRAMFATLNYDGSTIPPLPKSGEESLESLPSNEGLKMMVTISCILVAIVLLFILMMVLRKRRRDQRLKRLRDAKSLAEMLMSKNTRPSETVNKQQQTLRMHIDIPRAQLLIEERDTMETIDDRSTVLLTDADFGETSKQKTSTVTHTVHYQSLSQATGPLVDVSDARPGTNPTARRTAKAGPAARNRYASQWTLNRPHPPASSQTLSTDWRLPTPRAAGSADKESDSYSVSPSQDTDRARSSMVSTESASSTYEELARAYEHAKMEEHLRHAKFTITECFISDTSSEQMTAGANEYTDSLASSTPSESGICRFTASPPKPQDGGRVMNMAIPKAHRPGGELVHLPPYLRMDFLLNRGVPGAGREGCLEPQKSRTLKRPAILEPTPTEAPASSRDAQQWQPGTASTLPQREGTDLAQAAKLSSSQESLLDSRGHLKQSNNPYAKSYTLV, encoded by the exons gaTCTAGATTTCTCATCACATCCATGGGAGCCTTGTATATAGTGGATGTACAGAATGAGGACGGACTATATAACTACCGCTGCATCACACGGCATCGCTACACCGGTGAAACCAGGCAAAGCAACAGTGCTCGTCTCTTTCTGTCAG ACCCTACAAATTCAGAGCCGGTGATCATAGATGGCTTCAGCCAGCGGGAGGTCATGGCCGGCCACCGGGTGGAGCTCCCGTGCAAAGCCTCGGGGCACCCGGCCCCGAAATACCGCTGGCTCAAGGACGGCCAGCCGCTCGAGCCGGAGAGCCGCTTCCGCCAGAGTGTGACGGGCCTGCTGATAGAGAACGCCCGGCCCGGCGACACGGGGAGCTACCTGTGCGAGGTGTGGAACAGCTACGGCAACGCCGAGGTCGTTGGCCGGCTGCTGGTCAGAC AACACCTGAAGGCTGTGATCAGCCCCCGAAAGGTGAAGGGCAGCGTGGGCAGCCAGGTGTCCCTCTCCTGCAGTGTCAGCGGCTCGGAGGAGTACGAGCTCTCCTGGTACCGCAACGGAGAGGTCATCCGTCCCGGCGTCAGTGTGCGCATCGCCGGGAATAACCGGGAAAACCTGGCGATGGACGGCATGGCCAAGAGCGATGGCGGCGCCTACCAGTGCTTCGCCAGGAAGGGGAGAATGTCCGCTCAGGACTTCGTTCAGGTCATCTTGGAAG atGGCACACCGAAGATCTTGTCTGCCTTCAGCGAGAAGGTCGTCAACCCAAACGAGGTGGTTTCTCTGGTCTGCAACGTCAAGGGCACGCCTCTGCCAACTGTCACCTGGACCCTGGATGACGATCCGGTCGTGAAGGACGCCAACCATCAAATGGACAAGGTCCTAATTGGCGAGGGCAATGTGTTGAGCTACCTGAACATCTCCAACACTCAGGTCCGGGACGGGGGCGTCTACCGCTGCACTTGCAACAACTCAGCGGGAGTGGTCTCCTACCAGGCTCGAATAAACGTAAGAG GTGCTCCAAGCATCCGGCTAATGAAAAACCTCACAGCCATAGCTGGGAGGGACACCTATATTCACTGCCGTGTCATTGGCTACCCATACTACTCCATCAAGTGGCACAAGAATGGCAACCTGCTTCCTTTTAATCACCGCCAGCGTGCCTTCGAGAGCAATGGCACGTTGAAGCTGTCAGATGTCCAGAAGGACACGGATGAGGGAGAGTACACCTGCAGTGTGTTGGTCCAACCGAAGCTGTTCACCAGCCAGAGTGTGTACGTCGCTGTGAAAG TTCCTCCGTTCATCCAGCACTTCGAGTTCCCGCACTTCTCTATTGGTCAGCGGGTCTTCATCCCCTGCGTGGTGGTGTCCGGCGACCTGCCCATCTTCATCACCTGGCACAAAGACGGCCGGCCTATCCCTGCTAGCCTGGGCGTCACCATCGACAACATCGACTTCACCAGCTCCCTGCGCATCTCCAACCTCGCGTCCCGGCACAACGGCTTCTACACCTGCATCGCCCGCAACGACGCCGCCACCGTGGAGCACAAGAGCGAGCTGATCGTTCGAG TTCCTCCAAGGTTTGTCGTGCAACCTAAGGACCAGGATGGTATTTACGGGAAAGCTGTGATCCTCAACTGCTCTGCGGAGGGAACCCCAGCTCCCACTATCGTGTGGAAGTTCTCCAAAG GGGCGGGCGTGCCCCAGTTCCAGCCCATCCCCCTGAGCTCGGGCTTCCGACTTCAACTTCTGGACTCAGGCTCTCTGCTCATCAAGCATGTCCTCGAGGAGGACAGCGGCTACTACCTGTGCAAAGTCAGCAACGACGTGGGAGCCGATGTCAGCAAATCCATGTATCTTAACGTCAAAA TTCCAGCCATGATCACCTCTTACCCCAACACCACGCTGGCCACGCAGGGCCAGAGGAAGGCCATGAGCTGCACGGCGCACGGCGAGAAGCCCATCATGGTGCGCTGGGAGAAGGAGGACCGCATCATCAACCCCGAGATGAGCCGCTACGTCGTCTCCGTCAAGGAGGCGGCCGACGAGGTCATCTCCACCCTGCAG ATTTTGCCCACAGTAAGGGAAGATTCTGGATTTTTCTCCTGTCACGCAATCAACTCGTATGGGGAAGACAGAGGGATCATTCAGTTAACAGTGCAAG AACCCCCTGACCCCCCAGAAGTTGAGATTCGGGAGGTTCGGGACCGGACAATTGCCCTTCGCTGGACCATGGGCTTCGATGGCAACAGTCCCATCACCGGCTATGATATTGAGTGCAAGAACAAATCAG CAACGTGGAAAACCGTCCAAAGAACCAAAGATGTTTCCCCTCAGCTGAACCAGGCCACCATCATCGACCTCCACCCATCCTCCACCTACAACATCCGCATGTTCGCCAAGAACCAGATTGGGAAGAGCGAGGCCAGCAATGAGCTCACCATCACCACAGACGAAGCGG CTCCTGATGGTCCACCACAAGATGTTCAACTCGAAGCCGTCTCCTCACAGAGCATCAAAGTCACCTGGAAG GCACCTAAAAAGCACCTGCAGAATGGTATGATCCGGGGGTACCAAATCGGTTACCGAGAATACAGCACGGGAGGTAGCTACCAGTTCAACGTCATCAGCATGGAGACGACGGGGGACAGCGAGACCATGACTCTGGATAACCTGAAGAAGTTCGCCCAGTACGGTGTGGTGGTGCAGGCCAGGAACAGTGCTGGCACAGGACCCTCCTGCCAGGAGGCCATCGCCACCACCCTGGAGGATG TCCCTAGCCGACCTCCTGAGAACGTCCAGGCCACAGCAACATCCCCCGAGAGCATCTCGATTTCCTGGCTGACCCCCGCCAAAGAGGCGCTCAATGGCATCCTTCAGGCTTTCCGTGTCATCTACTGGGCAAACCTGCCTGATGGAG AGCTGGGAGAGATCCGTAACGTCAGCACCTCCCAGCCTTCCCTGGAGCTGGACGGGCTGGAGAAGTACACCAACTACAGCATCCAGGTGCTGGCCTTCACACGCGCCGGCGACGGCGTGCGGAGCAGGCAGATCTTCATCCGCACCCAGGAGGACG TGCCTGGTCCTCCCGGTGGAGTGAAGGCAGCAGCCGCAGGCAGCTCGGTGGTGTATGTCTCCTGGCTGGCCCCGCTCAAGCTCAACGGCATCATCAGAAAGTACACCATCTTCTGCTCCAACCACTACCCCGCG GTCATGAGTGAGTTTGAAGCCGCTCCcgacgtgtttttttatgtcgTCCCAAACCTCAACCGGAACCACAAGTACAGTTTTTGGGTTGTCGCGGTTACAGCGGCTGGCCGAGGAAACATCAGCGATGTCATCGCCATTGAACCTCTCGCTAAAG CTCCCGCCAGGATCGTCACGTTCACTGGTACGGTAACGATGCCCTGGATGAGGGATATTGTTCTACCCTGCAAAGCTGTTGGAGATCCACTCCCCACCATTAAATGGATGAAAGAAAT CAATGGGACTCCATCTCCTGTCATCATTGACGGCAGACGTAGTGTTCACAGCAACGGCAGCTTTGTAATCCGAACAGTAAaagcagaggattctgggtacTACACTTGTGTGGCCAGTAACAGCTGGGGATCTGATGAAATTGTGCTTAACCTTCAAGTCCAAG TTCCACCTGACCAGCCACGTCTCACGGTGACCAAGACAACCCCCATGTCAATCACTCTGTCCTGGATACCTGGGGACAATGGGGGGAGCTCTATCAGAG GGTACATTCTGCAGTACTCAGAGGACAACAGTGAGCAGTGGGGGAACGTTCCCATTAGCCCCAGTGAGCGCTCCTATCGCCTGGAGAACCTGAAATGTGGCACCTGGTACAAGTTCACCCTCACCGCCCAGAATGGAGTTGGCCCCGGTCGCATCAGTGAGATCATCGAGGCCAAGACGCACGGGAAAG AGCCACAGTATTCCAAAGAGCATGAGCTTTTTGCCAGCATCAATTCCACTCGTGTCCAGCTTAACCTGAACGGCTGGAACAATGGCGGCTGCCCCATCACCTCCTTCACGCTGGAGTACCGGGCCTTGGAAGTCACCGTCTGGACCACTGCCCAACGTACCTCGTTGACGAAAAGTTACACCCTGTACGACCTGCAGGAGGCAACGTGGTACGAGCTCCTGATGAAGGTTTCTAACAGCGCTGGCTTTGCAGAGAAGAGAGCAATGTTTGCCACACTCAACTACGATGGAA GCACCATTCCACCATTGCCCAAGTCTGGAGAAGAGAGCCTGGAGAGCCTGCCAAGCAATGAGGGTCTGAAGATGATGGTGACTATATCCTGCATATTGGTGGCCATTGTTCTGCTCTTCATCCTGATGATGGttttgaggaagaggaggcgagATCAGAGGCTTAAAAGGCTTAGAG ATGCGAAAAGCTTGGCTGAGATGTTGATGAG TAAAAACACTAGGCCCTCAGAAACTGTGAACAAGCAGCAGCAGACTCTGCGCATGCACATCGATATCCCCAGGGCGCAGCTGCTGATTGAGGAGAGGGACACCATGGAGACAATCG atgACAGGTCTACAGTACTGCTGACCGATGCTGACTTTGGAGAAACATCCAAACAGAAGACTTCTACCGTCACACACACGGTCCACTACCAGTCCCTCTCCCAGGCCACTGGGCCGCTGGTGGACGTGTCTGATGCCCGACCTGGAACCA ACCCCACGGCCCGCCGCACTGCCAAGGCTGGCCCCGCCGCGCGAAACCGCTACGCCAGCCAGTGGACGCTCAACCGGCCGCACCCGCCCGCCTCCTCCCAAACCCTGTCCACCGACTGGAGGCTGCCCACGCCGCGGGCGGCCGGCTCGGCGGACAAGGAGAGTGACAGCTACAGCGTCAGCCCGTCGCAGGACACAG ATCGAGCTAGGAGCAGCATGGTGTCGACGGAGAGCGCCTCCTCCACCTACGAGGAGCTGGCGCGGGCCTACGAGCACGCCAAGATGGAGGAGCATCTGCGCCACGCCAAGTTCACCATCACCGAGTGCTTCATCTCCGACACGTCCTCCGAGCAGATGACCGCCGGCGCCAACGAGTACACCGACAGCCTGGCGTCCAGCACGCCGTCCGAGTCGGGCATCTGCCGGTTCACCGCGTCCCCGCCCAAACCGCAGGACGGGGGCCGGGTCATGAACATGGCCATCCCCAAGGCTCACAGACCAG GAGGCGAGCTGGTGCACCTGCCCCCCTATCTCCGGATGGACTTCCTCTTAAACCGCGGCGTCCCCGGGGCGGGGCGCGAGGGGTGTCTGGAGCCCCAGAAGAGCCGCACTCTCAAGCGGCCTGCCATCCTGGAGCCCACGCCCACGGAGGCCCCCGCAAGCAGCAGGGACGCCCAGCAGTGGCAGCCAGGGACTGCCTCCACACTGCCCCAGCGCGAGGGCACGGACTTGGCACAGGCCGCCAAGCTCAGCAGCTCCCAGGAGTCCCTCCTGGACTCCAGAGGACACCTGAAACAGAGCAACAACCCGTACGCAAAATCCTacactttggtataa